GCGGAACAGCTTCCTGATAGGTAGCTTTTTTCAACGGGAACCAAGTACGCCGATCAAAGCTATAGCTGGTTGTCATGCTCGTCCTCCTAGGAGATGGATCAAACAAAAACAAATTATCATCCACGACGAACCGGTTAGGACGGCGAGCCAGTTTCGAGAGATCAAAAGACAAAAGGCAAACTGCTGTACGAGCATCCGGATCGGCGGTGAAAAAGCGGGTTCCCGCCTGTTCATTGACCACGATAAAATTGTCAAAGACATCGAACGAGCCGATTACAGACGAGGCAGGAGATGACAAATCCTCATAGGAGATGACATAGCTAAACTCACCTCCGAAAATATCCGAATTTTTAATGAGAATGCTTGCACGGACTTCCCGGGAGACGAGAAGACCCAACATGACCCAAAATAAAGTTATATGGTATTTCATTTGCATTAACTACTGTGAATCCAAGCGACCACCTCTCCTCCGAAAGAGGAGGAGCCAACAATCCGATCCCAACAAAAGAAGCTGATTCTCCTTTAAAGGGATTTCGACCGGATACGACTGACAAGCGAATTACACTAAAAACCTACGACCGAGGCAAACAGCTCCAAGCGCGAAACCCAGCAGCAGGGCATAGCTCCCGGGTTCAGGAATTCCCATCACCATCATGGGATCGATCGTGGCCCCACCTATATCCGTTATCGTGAGCGACGTGATGGAAGCACCATCCGCAACACCAAATCCAGACAGGTCTAGAGCCCAACCTCCGGAATACGTCGAACTAATGTTACCGGCGGTATATAAAGCAGCATTCATGTCTGCGACGCTACTAAAGCCAGCCGAGGTAAAAATGGTCGTATCCAAAATATCCGAATTAGGAACATATAAAGAGCCGTAACTTCCAAATTCACTATTAGAAAGTGTTGCTCCGTTAATCGTGATCTCGAAAGTGTCCCCACCAAAGGCACCCCAATCAAGAATGAACAGATCAAGTCCCGCACCATTAACAATGGGCTCGTCAAAAGTGAAGGTAGCACTATTAATATTCAAAAGACCGGATGTTACCGACAGGTCGGACATCACACTGGAAGGCGTTGCCGGCGCAGAGGTGTCATTATAGAGCAAGCCACCATTGTTATCGGTAACGGCTGTCAGCGTCGAATTGATCAGACTGGCAGCATCATAGACCGTTCCGTTGAGTGTAATCGTAGCTAGGTCATCACCCGAACGGGTATAACCGCTAAATGTTTGAGCCGACAAAACCGGTGCAATAAGCAACAGGGTAGAACAGAGATATCCGTATTTGAGTTTCATGGTTTTACTATGTTTTTTTGGGGGTTAAGTTCAGGTAGACTCCCGTACGATCAACTCAACGGGAAGCACGACCTCTTCGGGATCCCGATGAGGATCCTCCAAACATTTTAACAGCAGGCTTGCGGCTGAGCGCCCCAAATCCCGCATAGGATTACATACGGTGGTTAAAGCAGGATTCGAAGTCGCAGCTTCCTTAATATTATCGAATCCAACCACGGAAATCTCTTCCGGCACACGAATATTGCGCTTAGTCAATTCCCGAATGCACATAATCGCGATAAAATCGTTAGCACAAACCAGGGCATCCGGTCGAGTATCTACATTTAGAATACGCTCCAGCTCAAGTACGAGAGCATCCTCAAACGACCCCGTCGGCAAATCCTGCTTAATATCACCGACTATTTCACGATCATAGAGGACCCCAGAATCACTCAACGCATCCCGATACCCCTCAAAGCGAGCTTCGACACTGTAAACACTTTTCCTGTTGCCGATCCAAGCAAGACGACGGCAACCCTTTTCCAAGAGATGAACCGTCGATTGGTAGCCTCCCGCATAATCATCCGAGGAAACAGAGTTAAACTTAATACCCGGCACCCATCCAATCAGCACAAGCGGGAAGCGATCTGCCTTCAACTGAACGAGCTTCTCCACCATGTCGCCGTAAGCAACCGGAAAAATAATAGCACCATCCAAGGACAGATCCTTAAGATGAGCAATACTATCAATTTCCTCCTGGGGATCTCGCCGGGAGTCAAATAACACAACGCGGACACTGGATTCGCCACGATCACCGGCTTCACCAAAATAATCCTGAATCCCGGCAACCAGCGCGTGGGTGAATTCGTCGTCAATGCTCGGCAATACAACTCCAATCGACTGCCGCTGGCACTTCTGCTCGGCCACATAGGTGCCACGCCCGGGGATCGAATACAGCAACCCATCCCGCATCAAGGCATTCACCGCCTGACGGATCGTCAGATGGTTAATCCCGCCGAGCAATTCACAAAACTCCTTACGAGGAGGCAGGGTATCGCCCGGAGATAGCGCACCGGAAGCGATCTGCATTCGTAACCACTGCTCCACCTGACGATGAAGCGGATGCGGCGAGCTGAGATCATGCTCAAAACCTTGAAGAACCTGATTCATGTATACTCCAGTATATACAGGTATGTTTTTAATGGTTGCAAGATCTTTTTTTCATCCTGAGTATGGCCGCAATGAAGAGAAACGAAAGAGCCTCCCAGACGGCAGCCAGCCCGCAATGGATATGGGCAACCGGAGAATCGAAGAGTGGGAGAAATGCAAAATTCTGTTTTAAGCGGACGTTCTACTTGAAAGAAAATTTCGATTGGGTGGTTCAAATCTCCGCGGATGCGCGTTATCGACTCTGGATTAACGATACATGGGTCGCCGATGGTCCGGCCCGCAGCTATTCGGACGTACTCACTTATGATGAAGTGCCGGTAAGCGCTTTAACTCGCGTGGGTGAAAATGTGATCCGGGTCGAGGTAAGCACCCTGGGGGTGGATACCTTTCAGTATATCCGGGGTGCACCCGGACTCTGGCTCGCCCTGACCGCGCCAAACTCCACACCCGTATTGACATCTGATCTGAATTGGATCGCAGGCAAAGACCACTCTTGGGTAGAAAATACACCTCGAATTTGCCCGCAGCTAGGGTTCGAAGAACAGATTCGTTGGCCCGCTCCGACAATCGAATACCTTCCCGTGATCCTATCCGCGCGAAAGCAAGCGCCGGAACCCCGGGATGTCGCCCTACTCAACAAACGGGAAAGACAGTTCAAAAACGCAGTACGTGCGGCAGCAGTCACGACGGTTACAAAGAGCTGGACCATTCATCTCCGTGAGCTCCTCGGAAGCTTTCCAGGCAGTGTCAACATTCTGGGTCTGGCAGGCGTCATCGGCGCCGAGCTAGTAACGAAAAAAGACGATGAGCTGATACTGGAAGTCCTCGGCGAATTCAAACAAGTGCTTCTCGACGGTCACCCCTTGCAGAGCAGCTTACGACAAGACCTACACCGATATACGCTTCAACTGAGCCCGGGACTCCATTGGCTATCGATTGAAGTGTGCGGGCGCTACGATCATGTGCCCGAACTAAGCATCGGCTACAGGGGAGGCCAACACAGCTCATGGCGTTCGGCAGGAGATCAAGAAGGCAATCCATGGGTATCAACCGGCCCACTCTGGCGTGCGCCTCGAAACTCGTCCTGCATACTGCAGGACAACGGAAGCATCGCAAACGACGTCAATACCTTCACACAAATACAGCCGGAACTAGGCGAGAAAGTTCGGGAACTTGCAGCCTGCGCCAGTCTATCAGATTTAAAGGCTACCACAGATACGGTCCGGGTGATCCCGGAGGAATTCCTAGCAAAGGAAGATGCCTATTATTCCGTGCGGATAGATCGGGAAATTGCCTCGAAAGCACCACCCGACATAAACTTCAATAAATCCATCGAACTCGGCAAATCCGAGCGCATCATCCTTGATCT
The DNA window shown above is from Coraliomargarita parva and carries:
- a CDS encoding GntR family transcriptional regulator gives rise to the protein MNQVLQGFEHDLSSPHPLHRQVEQWLRMQIASGALSPGDTLPPRKEFCELLGGINHLTIRQAVNALMRDGLLYSIPGRGTYVAEQKCQRQSIGVVLPSIDDEFTHALVAGIQDYFGEAGDRGESSVRVVLFDSRRDPQEEIDSIAHLKDLSLDGAIIFPVAYGDMVEKLVQLKADRFPLVLIGWVPGIKFNSVSSDDYAGGYQSTVHLLEKGCRRLAWIGNRKSVYSVEARFEGYRDALSDSGVLYDREIVGDIKQDLPTGSFEDALVLELERILNVDTRPDALVCANDFIAIMCIRELTKRNIRVPEEISVVGFDNIKEAATSNPALTTVCNPMRDLGRSAASLLLKCLEDPHRDPEEVVLPVELIVREST